The following proteins are encoded in a genomic region of Leptospira fainei serovar Hurstbridge str. BUT 6:
- a CDS encoding methionine ABC transporter permease produces MNLAKWYELLPDLYQAFGQTFLMLGISLTAALILGIPLGFLIFLTDKGIFLRNKMLNGILGTLANLVRSIPFVILLVALLPITLTITGTTIGPVAASVPLSVAAIPFLARLVESSLREIPDGVLEAAVSTGAHLILIIREVLFPEALPGILSGITVTTISLLGYSAMAGIVGGGGIGDLAIRFGYYRYEDDIMFSTVAVLIVIVQLFQWAGDKLRKKSDKRVRT; encoded by the coding sequence GTGAACTTAGCAAAATGGTACGAACTATTGCCGGACCTCTATCAGGCATTCGGACAAACGTTTCTGATGCTTGGGATTTCGCTGACTGCGGCATTGATTCTCGGAATCCCGCTCGGGTTTCTGATTTTTTTAACCGATAAAGGAATCTTCTTAAGAAATAAAATGTTGAACGGAATATTAGGCACGCTTGCCAATCTTGTCCGATCGATACCTTTCGTTATACTATTGGTCGCCTTGCTTCCGATAACGTTAACCATTACAGGAACTACAATCGGCCCGGTCGCAGCCTCCGTCCCTCTCTCGGTTGCGGCTATTCCGTTCCTTGCCAGACTTGTCGAATCCTCTCTGCGAGAGATTCCTGACGGAGTTTTAGAAGCCGCAGTATCGACGGGTGCCCATCTGATTTTAATCATTCGCGAAGTCCTTTTTCCGGAAGCATTGCCCGGAATCCTTTCCGGAATCACGGTGACGACGATCAGTTTACTCGGTTATTCGGCAATGGCAGGCATCGTCGGGGGCGGAGGAATAGGAGATTTGGCGATTCGATTCGGGTATTATCGTTATGAAGACGACATTATGTTTTCTACGGTTGCTGTTTTAATCGTAATCGTTCAGCTCTTTCAATGGGCTGGCGATAAGTTGCGCAAGAAGAGCGACAAACGGGTGAGAACATAG